From a region of the Acidimicrobiales bacterium genome:
- a CDS encoding SDR family oxidoreductase, with protein sequence MGSLDGRVAIITGAGRGIGREHALLMAAEGAKVVVNDLGGETDGTGADTTAAQQVADEIVAMGGEAVANGANVTDWEQVQGMINQAVETFGDLHILVNNAGILRDRVVVNMTEGEWDAVIAVHMKGHFVPTRWAAAYWRERTKAGHSVDASIVNTASGAMLGNLGQFNYSAAKAGIAAMTLVAAGELQRYGVRVNCLAPIARTRLTLQTPGLGEVVAPPEDPAEFDLYDPANVSPLVAYLATEGCPFTGGVFHVGGNEVGLYGGWSLSDDEIIATDGRWTVDGLAAMAPRLLANRTNGLASVTTSIGDTFKDFGKRPATS encoded by the coding sequence ATGGGATCCCTCGACGGCAGAGTCGCCATAATCACCGGAGCCGGCCGGGGTATCGGCCGCGAACACGCCCTGTTGATGGCAGCCGAAGGCGCAAAGGTCGTGGTCAACGACTTGGGCGGCGAAACCGACGGCACCGGCGCCGACACGACCGCGGCCCAACAAGTAGCCGACGAGATCGTCGCCATGGGCGGCGAAGCCGTGGCAAATGGCGCCAACGTCACCGACTGGGAACAGGTCCAGGGAATGATCAACCAGGCCGTCGAGACCTTCGGCGACCTGCACATCCTGGTCAACAACGCGGGCATATTGCGCGACCGCGTCGTGGTCAACATGACCGAAGGCGAGTGGGACGCGGTCATTGCGGTTCACATGAAGGGGCACTTCGTACCCACCCGGTGGGCCGCTGCCTATTGGAGAGAACGCACGAAGGCCGGCCACTCAGTCGACGCCAGCATCGTCAACACCGCGTCTGGTGCGATGTTGGGCAACCTCGGGCAGTTCAACTATTCGGCGGCCAAGGCAGGCATCGCAGCCATGACGCTGGTCGCCGCAGGCGAACTGCAGCGCTACGGCGTCAGGGTCAACTGCCTGGCCCCGATAGCGCGGACCCGCCTGACCCTGCAGACGCCTGGCCTGGGCGAGGTGGTGGCGCCGCCCGAAGACCCGGCCGAGTTCGACCTCTACGATCCGGCAAACGTCTCCCCCCTGGTCGCCTACCTGGCCACCGAGGGATGCCCGTTCACGGGAGGCGTCTTCCATGTCGGCGGCAACGAGGTGGGCCTGTACGGAGGGTGGAGCCTGTCGGACGACGAGATCATCGCCACCGACGGCCGCTGGACGGTTGACGGCCTGGCCGCCATGGCACCGCGACTTCTGGCGAACCGCACGAATGGCCTGGCCTCGGTCACCACCTCTATCGGTGACACGTTCAAGGACTTCGGCAAGCGACCGGCCACCTCATAG
- a CDS encoding carotenoid oxygenase family protein, whose amino-acid sequence MGDGMVHGVRLENGRAAWYRNRWVRTRQFEDPTLRSISPDGSVDRSVGVNNTHVIGHAGRILTLVESSFPVELDHQLDTVGVHDFDGALTTAMTAHPKICPQTGELLFFGYGFAEPYLTYHRVDASGALVQSEEIPVAGPTMIHDFAITESSVVFFDLPVVFDIEMAMTGRFPYRWDDDYGARVGVMPRDATAAELRWFEIEPCYVFHSVNAYDDADGSVVVDVARYPELWRRDSARFANDASLWRWRLGPGGAVTEEQFDDRPLEFPRIDDALTGAQHRFSYSVASFGDDNDILKADHQTGSVSVHSFGADRIPGEPVFVASPDALSEDDGWLLAYVYDKVRDSSDLVVLDARDMSAEPVAVVALPQRVPFGFHGSWVPDQD is encoded by the coding sequence GTGGGCGATGGGATGGTGCACGGCGTGCGCCTGGAGAACGGCAGGGCGGCCTGGTATCGCAACCGCTGGGTGCGCACCCGCCAGTTCGAGGACCCGACCCTGCGATCGATCTCACCAGACGGGTCCGTCGACCGCTCGGTTGGGGTCAACAACACCCACGTCATAGGGCACGCGGGCCGGATCTTGACCCTGGTCGAGTCGTCGTTTCCCGTCGAGCTGGACCACCAGCTCGACACCGTCGGGGTGCACGATTTCGACGGGGCGCTCACCACAGCCATGACCGCCCACCCCAAGATCTGTCCGCAAACGGGTGAGCTGCTGTTCTTCGGTTATGGCTTCGCCGAGCCGTACCTGACCTATCACCGAGTCGATGCGTCCGGTGCGCTCGTGCAAAGCGAAGAGATTCCGGTCGCAGGCCCGACGATGATCCACGACTTCGCCATCACCGAATCGAGCGTGGTGTTCTTCGACCTGCCTGTTGTGTTCGACATCGAGATGGCGATGACGGGTCGGTTCCCTTATCGGTGGGACGACGACTACGGCGCTCGGGTGGGAGTGATGCCTCGCGATGCGACGGCTGCCGAGCTTCGCTGGTTCGAGATCGAACCGTGCTACGTGTTTCACTCGGTCAACGCGTACGACGATGCCGATGGCTCGGTGGTCGTCGATGTAGCCCGCTATCCCGAGTTGTGGCGACGCGACTCGGCGCGCTTCGCCAACGACGCTTCACTGTGGCGCTGGCGCCTGGGACCGGGCGGAGCGGTCACAGAAGAACAGTTCGACGACCGCCCGCTCGAGTTCCCGCGCATCGACGACGCGTTGACCGGAGCCCAACATCGCTTCTCGTATTCGGTTGCCAGCTTCGGCGACGACAACGACATCTTGAAGGCCGATCATCAGACCGGTTCGGTGAGCGTGCACTCGTTCGGGGCCGATCGCATACCGGGCGAGCCCGTGTTTGTTGCGTCGCCAGACGCGCTGTCCGAAGACGATGGCTGGCTGCTGGCTTACGTGTACGACAAGGTTCGCGACAGCAGCGACCTGGTGGTGCTCGACGCACGCGACATGTCGGCCGAACCGGTGGCGGTGGTGGCCCTTCCCCAGAGGGTGCCGTTCGGTTTCCACGGCTCGTGGGTGCCAGACCAGGACTGA
- a CDS encoding VTT domain-containing protein: MSPSDETRRWPRLVLAALWVAAVVAWLAISRSRGIGPAEAADSLRDLLASGWWGPLLYVAIYAVRPLVLFPASVLTILGGIVFGPVYGVAYTAIGANLSTAVTFQASRLLAGRRVLRPPVGKRAVERLVANPVETTLVLRLVAAPFDAVAVAAGVLGLDFKAFMAASFLGTIAGTIAFVSFGSSIESLTDGQPSIDAPLLALSIGLTAAGLLVSRWLRSRRPELAA; this comes from the coding sequence ATGAGTCCCAGCGACGAGACCAGGCGGTGGCCGCGGCTGGTGCTGGCCGCGCTTTGGGTCGCCGCTGTGGTGGCGTGGCTTGCAATCTCGCGCAGCCGCGGCATCGGCCCTGCCGAGGCCGCCGACTCGTTGCGCGACCTGCTGGCATCGGGCTGGTGGGGACCGTTGCTGTACGTCGCCATCTATGCGGTTCGGCCGCTGGTGCTGTTCCCTGCGTCGGTGTTGACGATCTTGGGAGGCATCGTCTTTGGGCCTGTTTACGGGGTGGCCTACACGGCGATCGGCGCAAACCTGTCGACCGCGGTGACCTTTCAGGCGTCGCGACTGCTGGCTGGCAGGCGCGTGCTGCGGCCCCCCGTAGGCAAGCGGGCGGTCGAGCGACTGGTGGCCAACCCGGTCGAGACCACCCTGGTGCTGCGCCTGGTGGCCGCACCGTTCGACGCCGTGGCTGTCGCCGCCGGCGTGCTGGGGCTCGACTTCAAAGCGTTCATGGCGGCCTCGTTCCTGGGAACCATCGCAGGAACGATCGCCTTCGTCTCGTTCGGCTCTTCGATCGAGTCGCTGACCGACGGGCAGCCGAGCATCGACGCGCCTCTGCTGGCCCTGTCGATAGGGCTCACCGCGGCGGGCTTGTTGGTGTCGAGGTGGCTGCGCTCGCGCAGACCAGAGCTGGCCGCCTGA
- the heR gene encoding heliorhodopsin HeR: MNRAPSTSAPSTVGLRKLNLVFGLVHLLSGTAMVVLGNDFGLWVTSTFLDGVPGGRVDPGRLTNQFEVPLAWGTAAFMFLSAFFHLLIASPIAFGAYRNEITNRRNRFRWVEYSLSASLMIVLIALLVGISDIAALVAIAGVNAAMILFGWLMETSNDLEGAEVNWSPFWFGCVAGAVPWVAVGIYLFGPGEGAPTFVYAIFFSIFVFFNVFALNQALQYARIGPWKRYEFGEKAYVWLSITAKSVLAWQIFANTLAA, translated from the coding sequence ATGAACCGAGCCCCCTCGACATCTGCTCCATCGACCGTCGGGTTGCGAAAGCTCAACCTGGTCTTCGGTTTGGTTCACCTGTTGTCCGGTACTGCGATGGTGGTGCTGGGTAACGACTTCGGTCTGTGGGTGACATCGACGTTTCTCGACGGCGTGCCCGGCGGCAGGGTCGATCCCGGCCGGCTCACCAACCAGTTCGAGGTGCCCCTCGCGTGGGGCACTGCCGCCTTCATGTTCTTGTCGGCGTTCTTTCATCTGCTGATTGCGTCGCCCATCGCCTTCGGCGCGTACCGCAACGAGATCACCAACCGACGCAACCGTTTTCGATGGGTCGAGTACTCGCTGTCGGCGAGCCTGATGATCGTGCTGATCGCGCTGCTGGTGGGCATCAGCGACATCGCTGCACTGGTGGCAATAGCAGGGGTCAACGCGGCGATGATCCTGTTCGGCTGGTTGATGGAGACCTCCAACGACCTCGAGGGCGCCGAGGTCAACTGGAGCCCGTTCTGGTTCGGATGTGTCGCCGGCGCCGTGCCCTGGGTGGCTGTGGGCATATATCTGTTCGGTCCGGGTGAAGGGGCCCCGACCTTCGTATACGCGATCTTCTTCTCGATCTTCGTCTTCTTCAATGTCTTCGCTCTCAACCAGGCCCTGCAGTACGCGCGGATCGGGCCTTGGAAGCGCTACGAGTTCGGAGAGAAGGCCTACGTGTGGCTGAGCATCACGGCCAAGAGTGTTCTGGCGTGGCAGATCTTCGCCAACACACTCGCCGCATGA
- a CDS encoding TetR/AcrR family transcriptional regulator has product MGYKHTEEEILQGALATAFESGLSQLTFARVAKTLDTSDRVVVYYFPSKDELVSAVLMAVGLELQVTLGQAFTEPSTNHHELASKAWPVLSQPEADAVFALFFEATGLAAAGREPYASLVPQLIEAWISWAAEFIQSAPDPRARRPRPLR; this is encoded by the coding sequence ATGGGCTACAAGCACACGGAGGAAGAGATCCTCCAAGGCGCGCTGGCCACCGCTTTCGAATCGGGGCTGAGCCAGCTGACATTCGCACGGGTGGCGAAGACGCTGGACACCAGCGATCGGGTGGTCGTGTACTACTTCCCGTCCAAGGACGAGTTGGTGTCGGCGGTGCTGATGGCCGTGGGCCTCGAACTGCAGGTGACTCTGGGACAGGCGTTCACCGAGCCATCGACGAACCACCACGAATTGGCGTCCAAGGCGTGGCCCGTGCTTTCTCAGCCCGAAGCCGATGCCGTGTTCGCACTGTTCTTCGAAGCCACCGGTCTGGCCGCCGCCGGCCGCGAGCCCTATGCATCGCTGGTACCCCAGCTGATCGAAGCGTGGATCTCGTGGGCAGCCGAGTTCATCCAGTCGGCGCCAGATCCGCGGGCGAGGCGGCCGCGGCCATTGCGATGA
- a CDS encoding alpha/beta hydrolase: protein MTQMNAAEASELFRGAPHQMIDVGEGRVAHRKVGTGPDVLFVHGWPVSGATFRTLLPHLVEHVTCHLIDLPGAGSSEFGPDTVITVEQHFQSIRRVVDALGADEIAVVGHDSGGLMARHALAGDSRVRAMALINTETSGAISFRFRSFIASRHVPGFGRVLGWLAGKPSLRRNRFVLGDAFADSSLLDGEFDEFFLRPLHEEPARLAAAMKLLDSFEMRHVKELADVHGRINVPVKMVWGDKDPFFPLRHAQAMVGTFSNATLDVIEGAGLFSHEERPDRVAKSLLEVIAS from the coding sequence ATGACCCAGATGAACGCCGCTGAGGCCTCCGAGTTGTTCAGGGGTGCGCCCCATCAGATGATCGATGTGGGTGAGGGGCGGGTGGCCCATCGCAAGGTTGGAACGGGCCCAGATGTCTTGTTCGTGCACGGGTGGCCGGTCAGCGGAGCGACGTTTCGCACGCTCTTGCCCCACCTCGTCGAGCACGTGACATGCCACCTCATCGACCTGCCAGGGGCGGGATCGAGCGAGTTCGGCCCCGACACCGTTATCACCGTCGAGCAGCACTTCCAGAGCATTCGCCGCGTGGTCGACGCGTTGGGTGCCGACGAGATCGCCGTGGTCGGACACGACAGTGGGGGTCTCATGGCCCGCCACGCACTCGCCGGCGACAGCCGTGTGCGAGCGATGGCGCTGATCAATACCGAGACCAGCGGCGCCATCAGCTTTCGATTTCGTTCGTTCATTGCATCGCGACACGTCCCCGGCTTCGGCCGTGTACTCGGCTGGCTGGCGGGCAAGCCGTCGCTCAGGCGCAACCGGTTCGTGCTCGGCGACGCGTTCGCAGACTCGTCGCTGCTCGACGGCGAGTTCGATGAGTTCTTCCTGCGGCCGTTGCACGAGGAGCCGGCCCGGCTTGCTGCTGCCATGAAGCTCCTCGACTCGTTCGAGATGCGCCACGTCAAGGAACTGGCCGATGTTCACGGCCGCATAAACGTGCCCGTGAAGATGGTGTGGGGCGACAAGGATCCGTTCTTCCCGCTGCGTCACGCTCAGGCCATGGTCGGCACGTTCAGCAACGCAACTCTCGACGTCATCGAGGGGGCGGGACTGTTCTCGCACGAGGAGCGTCCGGATCGTGTGGCGAAATCACTGCTCGAGGTGATCGCCTCCTGA
- a CDS encoding NAD-dependent succinate-semialdehyde dehydrogenase: MAALDLVRSEAFIDGQWSAADDGSRFDVVNPADGSVITSVADLGRAETARAIEAAAIAQKAWAKRTAKDRGAVMRRWYELLLDNSEALAQLMTAEMGKPIGESRGEVTYGASFVDWFAEEGKRARGEVLPTFAPDKRLLVLKQPVGVIAAITPWNFPLAMITRKVAPALAAGCAAVVKPAEATPLTALAAAQLAAEAGLPAGLLNIVTTSNPGPVGEELTTNPIVRKVSFTGSTAVGKKLMAQASSTMKKVSFELGGNAPFIVFDDADLDAAVEGVIASKYRNAGQTCVCANRILVQDSVHDEFAAKLVAAASKLEVGVGDDPGTDIGPLIDDAALEKVETLVADAVELGARVLSGGRRHRLGRTFYEVSVIADVTCGMRMANEEIFGPVAPLIRFGDEAEAISIANDTPYGLAAYFYAGDQGRIWRVGEALEYGMVGVNTGLISTEVAPFGGVKESGIGREGSHDGLDEYLETKYMAVGGIA; this comes from the coding sequence ATGGCAGCACTAGATCTGGTTCGATCCGAAGCGTTCATCGATGGCCAATGGTCGGCCGCCGACGATGGCAGCCGCTTCGACGTCGTCAACCCCGCCGATGGCTCGGTCATTACGAGCGTCGCGGACTTGGGGCGCGCCGAGACGGCCAGGGCCATCGAAGCCGCGGCGATCGCTCAAAAGGCATGGGCCAAGCGCACCGCCAAAGACCGGGGTGCGGTGATGCGACGGTGGTACGAGCTGTTGCTCGACAACTCCGAGGCGTTGGCTCAGTTGATGACCGCCGAGATGGGCAAGCCGATAGGTGAATCTCGTGGCGAGGTGACCTACGGCGCCAGCTTCGTCGACTGGTTCGCCGAGGAGGGCAAGCGGGCGAGGGGTGAGGTGCTGCCGACGTTTGCCCCCGACAAGCGCTTGTTGGTTCTGAAGCAGCCCGTGGGTGTGATCGCTGCTATCACCCCGTGGAACTTTCCACTGGCGATGATCACGCGCAAGGTCGCACCTGCGCTGGCTGCGGGTTGTGCCGCGGTGGTGAAACCTGCCGAAGCGACGCCGCTCACCGCTCTGGCCGCAGCCCAGTTGGCTGCCGAGGCCGGTTTGCCTGCGGGGCTGTTGAACATCGTCACCACCAGCAATCCGGGTCCGGTGGGTGAGGAACTCACCACCAACCCGATCGTCAGGAAGGTGTCGTTCACGGGCTCTACGGCCGTTGGCAAGAAGCTGATGGCTCAGGCGTCGTCGACGATGAAGAAGGTGTCGTTCGAGCTTGGCGGGAATGCCCCATTCATCGTCTTCGACGACGCCGATCTGGATGCTGCGGTGGAGGGTGTCATCGCATCGAAGTACCGCAATGCGGGCCAGACCTGTGTGTGCGCCAACCGCATTCTCGTGCAGGACTCGGTACACGACGAGTTCGCAGCCAAGCTCGTGGCGGCGGCGTCCAAGCTCGAGGTGGGTGTTGGCGACGATCCGGGTACCGATATCGGACCACTCATCGACGATGCAGCGCTGGAGAAGGTCGAGACCCTGGTGGCGGATGCGGTGGAGTTGGGTGCCAGGGTGCTGAGCGGTGGGCGGCGCCATCGGTTGGGGCGGACGTTCTACGAGGTCAGCGTCATCGCCGACGTCACGTGTGGCATGCGCATGGCCAACGAGGAGATCTTTGGCCCGGTGGCGCCGCTGATCCGTTTTGGTGACGAGGCAGAGGCGATCTCGATCGCCAACGACACTCCGTATGGTCTGGCTGCCTATTTCTACGCCGGCGACCAGGGGCGCATTTGGCGGGTGGGTGAGGCTCTCGAGTACGGAATGGTGGGTGTGAATACGGGGCTGATCTCGACCGAGGTGGCGCCGTTCGGCGGTGTCAAGGAGTCAGGGATCGGGCGCGAGGGTTCCCATGACGGGCTCGACGAATACCTCGAGACCAAGTACATGGCCGTTGGCGGTATCGCCTAG
- a CDS encoding enoyl-CoA hydratase/isomerase family protein translates to MDDQSSAEILVERNDGWATVVLNRPQRRNALTRPLLDQLATAIDQLSADESIAAIVLRGAEGAFSSGIDLTDLQANTSPDAAVAMHTTVRRAHLALFNCKCPIVVALERYSINGSTAYALAADILVAGESAFMQIGEINQGARIPMNAAWLKLKVSETVLARVALMGDRVPAAEMHRLGVVHDLVPDTQVVATAEAHAKRLAAYPAASARNIKRDITHQRQVDPEVWFAHTPSSALLTAQQVRS, encoded by the coding sequence ATGGACGATCAAAGCAGCGCCGAAATTCTGGTCGAACGCAACGACGGCTGGGCCACCGTGGTGCTCAACCGGCCGCAGCGCCGAAACGCTTTGACCCGCCCGTTACTAGACCAGCTGGCCACAGCGATAGACCAACTCAGCGCCGACGAATCGATCGCCGCGATAGTGCTGCGCGGCGCCGAGGGAGCCTTCTCGTCCGGCATCGACCTGACCGACCTGCAGGCCAACACCAGCCCTGACGCTGCAGTGGCCATGCACACCACCGTCCGGCGCGCCCACCTGGCGCTGTTCAACTGCAAGTGCCCAATCGTGGTGGCCCTCGAGCGCTATTCGATCAACGGCAGCACCGCCTATGCGCTGGCCGCCGACATCCTCGTCGCAGGCGAATCGGCCTTCATGCAGATCGGCGAGATCAACCAGGGCGCGCGCATTCCGATGAACGCTGCCTGGCTGAAGCTGAAGGTCTCCGAGACCGTCTTGGCCCGGGTCGCCCTGATGGGCGATCGCGTGCCCGCCGCCGAGATGCACCGGCTGGGCGTGGTACACGACCTGGTCCCAGACACCCAGGTCGTGGCCACCGCCGAAGCCCACGCCAAACGACTGGCCGCATACCCCGCCGCATCGGCACGCAACATCAAACGAGACATCACCCACCAGCGGCAGGTAGATCCCGAGGTCTGGTTCGCCCACACCCCCAGCTCCGCCCTGCTGACCGCCCAACAAGTACGAAGCTGA
- a CDS encoding aspartate aminotransferase family protein, with product MTTNEELLERYRSVLPSFLKPLYAEPISIDRGQGSHVWDLQGNRYLDFFGGVLTTMIGHNHPAVTAAVQAQAAKVMHTSTLYLSEPMIELAEEIAALSGIPDARVFFTTSGSEANDTAILLATSYRNSNQVLAMRNSYHGRSFTAQAITSHSSWTSTSLSGLDVTFVQGGYRLRSPFRSLDDADYTDACVADLTQLVDMVSAGSIACLIAEPIQGVGGFATPPDGFFGGMHKVLREHGILFISDEVQTGWGRTGEHFWGYQAHDVVPDMLTFAKGVGNGITLAGIVARAEIMDTIEVTSFSTFGGNPLSAAAGLATLRAVKAEDMQGNALRMGQRLTETLAPVAERTDWIAELRGKGLMQALEMVQPGSIEPDASKANAVLEACKRRGLLIGKGGLYGNVIRITPMLNVSQADLDEGLAALVASIEEVDAGA from the coding sequence ATGACCACCAACGAAGAACTGCTCGAGCGCTATCGCTCGGTGCTCCCGTCGTTCCTGAAGCCCTTGTACGCGGAGCCGATCTCGATAGACCGAGGTCAGGGCAGCCACGTCTGGGATCTCCAGGGAAACCGCTACCTGGACTTCTTCGGTGGTGTGTTGACCACGATGATCGGTCACAACCACCCTGCGGTCACCGCGGCGGTGCAGGCCCAGGCCGCCAAGGTCATGCACACTTCGACCCTCTATCTGAGCGAGCCCATGATCGAGCTGGCAGAGGAGATAGCGGCGTTGTCGGGGATACCCGACGCCCGCGTGTTCTTCACCACTTCGGGTTCGGAAGCCAACGACACGGCCATCTTGTTGGCCACCTCGTACCGCAACAGCAACCAGGTGCTGGCGATGCGAAACAGCTATCACGGGCGCTCGTTCACCGCCCAGGCGATCACGTCGCATTCTTCGTGGACATCGACCAGCCTGTCGGGCCTCGATGTCACCTTCGTGCAGGGCGGGTACCGACTTCGCAGCCCGTTCCGGTCGTTGGACGATGCCGACTACACCGACGCGTGCGTGGCCGACCTGACCCAGCTGGTCGACATGGTTTCTGCGGGCAGCATCGCATGTCTGATCGCCGAACCGATCCAGGGCGTGGGTGGGTTCGCCACTCCTCCCGACGGCTTCTTCGGCGGAATGCACAAGGTGTTGCGCGAGCACGGCATCTTGTTCATCAGCGACGAGGTGCAGACGGGTTGGGGGCGCACGGGTGAGCACTTCTGGGGCTATCAGGCCCACGACGTGGTGCCGGATATGCTGACCTTCGCCAAGGGTGTGGGCAACGGCATCACCTTGGCCGGCATAGTGGCGAGGGCCGAGATCATGGACACCATCGAGGTCACGTCGTTCTCGACCTTTGGCGGAAACCCGCTGTCGGCCGCGGCGGGCCTGGCCACATTGCGCGCCGTCAAGGCCGAGGACATGCAGGGCAACGCCTTGCGAATGGGGCAGCGCCTGACCGAGACCCTGGCTCCCGTGGCCGAGCGAACCGACTGGATCGCCGAACTTCGGGGCAAGGGCCTGATGCAGGCCCTCGAGATGGTGCAGCCGGGCTCGATCGAACCCGACGCATCCAAGGCCAACGCGGTTCTAGAGGCGTGCAAGCGGCGCGGGCTGTTGATCGGCAAAGGCGGCCTGTACGGCAATGTGATTCGGATCACGCCGATGCTGAACGTGTCGCAGGCAGATCTCGACGAGGGGCTGGCCGCGCTGGTGGCCTCGATCGAAGAGGTCGACGCCGGCGCCTGA
- the hypB gene encoding hydrogenase nickel incorporation protein HypB, producing the protein MGRFHRHADGTVHSHDHDGDHDHHHDVGDHSGYETGGLRVEVLEKILSENDHTAEANRHDFAHAGVHVVNVMSSPGAGKTTLLHEVFVRSADTVRYGVVEGDIETAIDADRLAETGVAVSLLNTSNGFGGECHLDATMVRSALGRLPLNELDVVVIENVGNLVCPAEFDVGENRRLMVFSVTEGEDKPLKYPVMFRSADAIVVNKVDLLPHLDFDIDLFLSNVEAVNPGVTILKTSARTGEGVDEVVAWLGNHNG; encoded by the coding sequence ATGGGCCGATTCCACCGCCACGCCGACGGCACGGTGCACTCGCACGACCACGACGGCGACCACGATCACCACCACGACGTAGGCGATCACTCGGGTTACGAGACCGGCGGCCTTCGCGTCGAGGTGCTCGAGAAGATCCTCAGCGAGAACGATCACACCGCCGAGGCCAACCGTCACGACTTTGCCCATGCGGGCGTTCACGTGGTGAACGTCATGTCGTCGCCGGGTGCGGGCAAGACGACCCTGCTCCACGAAGTGTTCGTCCGCTCGGCCGACACGGTCCGATACGGAGTTGTCGAGGGCGACATCGAGACCGCCATCGACGCCGATCGGCTGGCCGAAACCGGCGTGGCCGTCTCGCTGCTGAACACGTCCAATGGTTTTGGTGGCGAGTGCCACCTCGACGCCACCATGGTGCGATCGGCCCTGGGCCGACTACCGCTGAACGAGCTCGATGTCGTGGTCATCGAGAACGTCGGCAACCTGGTGTGTCCGGCCGAGTTCGACGTCGGCGAGAACCGCCGCCTGATGGTGTTCTCGGTCACCGAAGGCGAGGACAAGCCGCTGAAGTACCCGGTGATGTTCCGCTCGGCGGATGCCATCGTGGTGAACAAGGTCGACCTTCTCCCCCACCTCGACTTCGACATCGACCTGTTCCTGTCCAACGTCGAGGCTGTCAACCCTGGCGTGACGATCCTGAAGACCTCGGCTCGAACCGGTGAAGGCGTCGACGAGGTCGTGGCCTGGCTGGGCAACCACAACGGCTGA
- a CDS encoding hydrogenase maturation nickel metallochaperone HypA — MHELSICSALAAIVEEHAAGRPVAQIHLDIGHLRQVIPETLMYSWEIIVGEGPLEGSELVINHIAAQIECHQCGVVTTLEAPVFRCGCGSTDTKLLSGDELLVRSLQLRGD; from the coding sequence ATGCACGAGCTGTCGATATGCAGCGCTCTGGCCGCGATAGTCGAAGAACACGCCGCGGGCCGACCCGTCGCGCAGATCCACCTCGATATCGGCCACCTGCGCCAGGTAATCCCAGAGACCCTGATGTACTCGTGGGAGATCATCGTGGGCGAAGGCCCCCTCGAAGGCTCCGAGCTGGTCATCAACCACATCGCCGCCCAGATCGAGTGCCACCAATGTGGCGTCGTCACCACGCTCGAGGCTCCCGTGTTTCGCTGCGGGTGCGGCTCGACCGACACCAAATTGCTCAGCGGAGACGAACTGCTGGTCAGATCACTACAGCTCAGAGGAGACTAG